The DNA sequence AGCGGCTCACCGAGCTGGTGCACCTGGCGGACCTCGAGTCCGACATCGACCCGAGCCGGGCCGAAGAGGCCGCGAAGTGGACCGGCGTCGACGGCGACCGGCTGGACGGCGTCCCCGGGTACGCGCTGGGCCCGATCCCCCGCGACCCGGCCGCCCCCGTCCGCGACCTCCGTCGCGGACGGCCGATCCCTGGCCGCGAACAGCGCCGCTTCGAGCGCGCCCCCACCCTCGGCGTGCTGTCCACGGCCCACGACGACTCGGAGGCGTGGCTGCGCGCGGGCCAGGCCCTCGAGCGGGTGCTGCTCGTGGGCACGGTGCAGGGGCTGGCCGCCTCCTTCGTCAACCAGCCGTTGGAGCACACCGAGCTGCGTTGGCTGGTCCGCGACCCGGGGCGCGGCATCGGCTACCCGCAGATGGTGCTCCGGCTCGGCTACGGCGTCCCGGCGCCGCCCACTCCACGCCGTCCGCTGGACGAGGTAACCACCGAGCCGGTCTCCACCGAACTGGACAGCGGCGACTAGGGCCTGTCTGATGGTTCATGGCAGCCAGAACATGACGATGGCCGCCAGGACGAGTCCGGCGCGGTAGGTGCGGGCGTGTTGTCGTCGCGGGTGT is a window from the Actinomycetes bacterium genome containing:
- a CDS encoding nitroreductase family protein, with protein sequence MSNGRLTAIETQLLLAAATAAPSLHNSQPWRFSVTGAVLDLLADPGRQLRRADPEGRALHVSCGAALLNLRVAAEHLGYSPKVRLLPVPSDPMLLARVTLGGRSERAGMTGAMYDAIPLRHTNRFPFEDRPVPHAVGTALIEAASVEGAELTLVTDATERERLTELVHLADLESDIDPSRAEEAAKWTGVDGDRLDGVPGYALGPIPRDPAAPVRDLRRGRPIPGREQRRFERAPTLGVLSTAHDDSEAWLRAGQALERVLLVGTVQGLAASFVNQPLEHTELRWLVRDPGRGIGYPQMVLRLGYGVPAPPTPRRPLDEVTTEPVSTELDSGD